CAGACCCCATGGAGTAATGTTATGCCACTGTCGCTAATAGCAGTAATGGTGTGAATCGGCAACGTCCAACATGAACAAAAGCTTGGAAGTCGATGGAACTAAGAAATGGTTCAGCGTACTGGTATGTTTCCACTGAACAGAGGATCATCAGCTAAGTGCCCAGAACAAATTAAGGAATCAAATTTTGCTTGTCTGGATCAACAAGTTTGTATTGTGGATCTAGGCaaccaaatgaaaaaaaaaaataaaatcattcTAGCATTTCTTGCATGAAAGCATACTAGGTCATGGAAAGTTTTGTGGAATTAAAAGTTTGAATCACATCAAGTCATAAAAATGTAAAAAGTGCTCATCAATAATTCTAATAAATGTATGCCACCAAGAAGCAAAAGGGATATATATACACAGGATCTGTATTGCAGATAAGACCTATCACTAACATCTGTGTTATGAAACACTTTGCTAGATTTAGtgcatttcttaatttctcttGGAAAAAATATAATCAACTAGAAGCTGCCCTCTACTTTCCAATATACGAACCATGAATCGGCCGTTTCTCTGCAGTGTTCCACTTGCAGAGACAAAATCCGTTCTGTCTGGCCCTTCCAATCCAAAAACCGAAGATAATAATTGCCTTGGAACAAAAATTTATATTGACAGAAATAAAAAGAATTGCAGCTCTGTCAGTCCAAGTAAAAAAGGGTAACTATCTTCCTCATATTCTTAGCTTCTTGACAGGTTTCCATGAGCAGTCTGCTATCATGAAAGGCAAAGCAAATAACTTGCTGTACTTGTGAAATAATATCCATGTTACACAGCCTGCATTCATCATGACAAGTTTAGATTTAAATGCTTGCAAATTCAATACCAAAACTACAGATTTCCATCAGTGAAGCAAAAGAAGCACTGGTATGTAAAACTTCCAGTATAACTGGATAGAACTTTATTTACTGCATCCTTTTATTTGGTTATCTTTGAGAAGCCACTAGATTCTTAACATAAAGCAGTGTTACGTTTCCTAACTAAAATGCTTCTTTAGGCAAATGGAAGGGAAGACACTAACGTAACCTAGTTTGGAAGTCTATTAGATATAccagaaaataaaatataaaaaataaaaatgataaagATAAAAACAAATACTTGTCAGATAGGTTGAAATTAGTCCCCTTTTTCACTAGTTACAACCCTGCTTAAATCTTGGGTTACATCATAAGTTACAGTGACTTTTCAGTTTTAAGCTAAAGATGTACCCTACCCAGGATAATTGGTAATGAACTTCATAAGGTATCTATACATAATCCAGAGGCCATCCAACTATCTACATGTACTATTAGGTATCATAAGAAAAAGTTATTAGGGGAGGAATCTCAAACCATCGAGTTAATGGTAGCAGGTTGTGAAACTAGCATTCAACAAATGACATTGCTGGTATCCCCAGTTGTCTaaagcccccccccccccacccacaccctcccacacacacacacaaaaaatttttaaggtgaggaaaggaagaaggaagagcAAATAACTTTCAGAAATTTGAGGCCAAGAGGAAAGGGAACCTCTGTAGGCTCCCTTGTGTACCTGCTGGCTTCTATAAGTGGAAGATGATCATTATGAGGCTTCTCTATTACATTTTGAACCTGCAAATTAAGAAAGTAATATATTAGGAATGACTTAAATAACTTATCACTCTCATTAGTCACGTAAAAGCATCTTAAATTAGTTTTGCCTGATGCATAAAGCATATGTTCACTTCCTCAGACATATATGGCGTGTTCTCATGTTTGAATAAATTTCGTCTCCATTATGTCATTGGAGAAGTGCTGGAATCCCCTCAGGAGGAACTGTATTGAGCAATTTGGCAATCAAGTTATCAACCATGACAATGATCAATAGATAACCCCTGTTCTATTCCTGACTTTTAAAGATTATAAACCCCAAGTCAGTCTAAGACCAGTAAAATTGTAGCTTTAGCATACAATCAACCATCATGGGATAGCTAAATCAAGCCTGAAACTGACAAGCTGAAGCAAACTTATTGACTTACAAACTATTTAAAAGAGGTGCTTCAATGCTCAAGCTGTACCCAGGATACTCCAGCACAGAAAAAGCCAGAGTAAATTCTCTAGTTTATCTAGTACTAACAAAAGTTCCTTACAGAGATTTTTCAGTGTCAAACTTTTGTACTTCCTGCAATTTTGGACCAACTTTTCATCCCATATTTCAATGTAATGAACCAGATGATATGAGGTGATGGTGGTCATGAAGGTAAGGCCATCAGGTGATAAGATGAAACATATGCATGTATTCTTTGCAGCTTTACAGAAAACAAGAGCCTTGATCCAGTGTAATAACCATCAAGGCGCACTCTACATGTGTGCAACAACAACAAAAGTGAAATCACCTTTTAATGACCAAATATACTAAATTATGGCAAACTTTGGCTCATACAAGGATTTGCAACCTATATCATGGCttccttttttccatttttgacatCCAGTACATCGTATTTCTGGGAGAAAATTTGTATAACATGTAGCGCTTCTTCCTAAAGAATCACAAATGAGAAAATTCAAGAGAGATCATAAAGGTGAGAGACAAAAAACATTTTTGCCTGTTGTCTCACATTGTGGCGATTCTACCAGCTTAAAAGACAACCAATTGCAagtaaaagaataaattttttttataaaaaaaaaaaggagagatgaGCAAAAGCAGAAGGATAGAGAAGAAACACAGATGCCGAAAAGAAAATACTAATTAAGCAAAGACAGTAACTCTTACTTTAGCCAATAACTCCTGACTCTCAGGAGGTTGCTTTTTCAAACTTTGAGGCAATATAACAGTGAGAAGCTCTGGTTTTTCAGCACGAAGAGCACCTCTAATAACAGCAGCATTAGTTCCAGATGCTCCAGATGTGAAAATATGGTTCTTCTGGAAATAGAAACAGAAGAGCATACTAATTACACCATACTCATTCTAGCTGAAAGGACAAAAGGAATGACCAACTCAACAGCCTGAAATAGTCGACTATCATTTCATGAATTGGTTCAAGCTACAGAATACCGTTATGACCAATGCATAGCTGAGAATTTCAATAAGTTCCTGATGCATGAATCCCATATTTCTTGTCCCAAAGAACCCAATAGCCCTTGGGCCTTGTTGTTGAATTGCTAGTAACTCCTAAGAACACAAAAGAATATTCACATAAGTTGTTGTGAATCTGCAAAAGCATTGAAGATGTTAAGACATTCATATCAACCTTCCAACACAATCTAAAACCTGAAGACTCGACAAACCCGCCAGAAGTTCAATGATACCAAGAGGAAATGAGTAATTAGTTGTAATCAAGTTTGTCTCTTTATCTTTCTGATTTATTTTCTGCTCACTAAGGTGAATACTTAAAGTTGAAGCAAAAGGGCCTTTACCCAAGTAATGATTACTTGAAGTTGAATACTCAAAGTTGAAGCAAGAGGGCCTTTATCAAACTAGTGAAAGAAACTCTCTTATGTAGCCTTTCGAAAGGTACATCTATTGTGAGGATTTGCAACTTACAAACAAatggaaattttgaaaacctaAACACTGAAAGTGTAAATGCTTTGCCAATAGTTTATATTGACATCCTATCTAACCAATTCTTCTGTTGAAACGAGTCAAGTAAATTTATCCACACATAGGCATGAAAACTATCTAAGGTCATTCTGCATGCTCTCTTGCCTAAAGTAGGGCATGCTTGAAAGATTACAATGCAAAATGGTGATCCCATTAGAGGTACATGGAAAGTAAGTAACAATAAATTGTTGATACTGTTTAAGTGGTGTAAAGAAAAATTGTGGTCAAAACTCCTTGCCATCTGAACCTCATTTTGCACATTAAATATACTAAACCTGTATGTAGTCCACATCAGGGGCAGGCTTGTACTCAGACAGCAGAACTGCTCCTGACCCTTCAACAATAGATTGGGCTTGAGTTGGAATCTGAGTTTTGACCTCTTCATCAGAACCATACATTTGCACCCGATGATCATCTTCATCTCTCACGCCCTCAGAACCTTGATGTCTTTTCTCATATCCATAAAGCCACTATATCAGCACATAGAAAAGAGAGTTCCCTGGTAGTAAATCATTAGTGAAAACCAACTGATGCGTATAAAGAAATAAGAGAAGCTCAAGCTTGCAAGAATAGCATTTCTAATGAGAAATTCTCAGTTTTCAAAAGCAaagttgtttgagaaaacttgtTAAAACCACTAAACTACAAAGAAAATTAATGCGTTCTACACCCAAGCACCCCCAGCAAAGTGCATTTGTCATGTAAGACCAATAATCGGTCACAATGTAAAGTTAGTCATTCCATTCTAGTTGCTATTAAACCATGGATCAAGTATGCCATCATGACATAACATAAGTTTGCAGCAACTGGCTCAAATATCCTTACCAGGAATAGAAAACAAAATCTCTCTTTTCAAACAGCCAACAGAATACTTGCAACTCCGGCACAAACTGCACTTATACCTAATAGTCTGACAGATAACTATCTAACAGCCCAGAGTAGCCTTGTATCTACTTCATTAAGCCACTACTTTGATCCTTCCAACCTATAAGTTTTTCAATTGTCTTCCCTTCCCCCTCCTCTGGCCCCCTTCGCCTgagaaaataaaatggaaaGGTGTACTAAATGTATTGCAATTGCATTTACTGCTGAAATttctaaaacaaaggggaaagaACCAGCTTGTGAAGATATCAAGCATCTCACGGCTGAAGAATTGA
This Coffea arabica cultivar ET-39 chromosome 3e, Coffea Arabica ET-39 HiFi, whole genome shotgun sequence DNA region includes the following protein-coding sequences:
- the LOC113735207 gene encoding uncharacterized protein isoform X1, producing MTTSLSLRLLLLPIPHSYPLACAFSPLGSSKISPFPHPNNPFSALDSSSSSCGRWASFRKNKWLYGYEKRHQGSEGVRDEDDHRVQMYGSDEEVKTQIPTQAQSIVEGSGAVLLSEYKPAPDVDYIQELLAIQQQGPRAIGFFGTRNMGFMHQELIEILSYALVITKNHIFTSGASGTNAAVIRGALRAEKPELLTVILPQSLKKQPPESQELLAKVQNVIEKPHNDHLPLIEASRLCNMDIISQVQQVICFAFHDSRLLMETCQEAKNMRKIVTLFYLD
- the LOC113735207 gene encoding uncharacterized protein isoform X2 — encoded protein: MTTSLSLRLLLLPIPHSYPLACAFSPLGSSKISPFPHPNNPFSALDSSSSSCGRWASFRKNKWLYGYEKRHQGSEGVRDEDDHRVQMYGSDEEVKTQIPTQAQSIVEGSGAVLLSEYKPAPDVDYIQELLAIQQQGPRAIGFFGTRNMGFMHQELIEILSYALVITKNHIFTSGASGTNAAVIRGALRAEKPELLTVILPQSLKKQPPESQELLAKFLLRGFQHFSNDIMETKFIQT